From the Maioricimonas rarisocia genome, one window contains:
- a CDS encoding peroxiredoxin family protein, which produces MITTTTNRESRRVRPMRSSAAASGGRPIWASVLTALMLCAGGCSGEDPAPAPPATTDSDPANAAGDGNGYGYGGYGSYYGAGEIKFLDEATTNASPQAELSELVFVDVDGNEQSVSKLAGDKHLVLVITRGNTTPICPYCSTQVARLIGRYDEIAKRDAEVVAVYPIETGEDGAKLDAFLENSRNRLDDPGLPIPFPVVLDVELQAVDRLGIRKDLSKPATYIVDKEGRVRFAYVGANIADRPGVDAILAQLDQIARDDQPAESPEETAETL; this is translated from the coding sequence ATGATCACCACGACCACTAATCGGGAATCCCGCCGCGTGCGCCCGATGCGCTCGTCCGCAGCGGCTTCAGGCGGGCGCCCGATCTGGGCGTCTGTTCTGACGGCACTGATGCTGTGCGCAGGGGGCTGCAGCGGGGAAGATCCCGCCCCCGCCCCTCCCGCAACCACCGACTCCGATCCCGCCAATGCGGCCGGCGATGGAAATGGCTACGGGTACGGTGGATACGGATCGTACTACGGTGCCGGGGAAATCAAGTTCCTCGACGAGGCGACGACCAACGCCAGTCCGCAGGCAGAGCTTTCCGAGCTCGTCTTTGTCGACGTGGACGGCAACGAACAGTCCGTCTCGAAGCTGGCCGGCGATAAACACCTGGTCCTCGTGATTACCCGCGGCAACACGACGCCGATCTGCCCTTACTGTTCGACACAGGTGGCCCGGCTGATCGGCCGGTATGACGAAATCGCCAAACGGGATGCCGAAGTCGTCGCGGTCTACCCGATCGAAACCGGAGAAGATGGCGCGAAGCTCGATGCGTTCCTCGAGAACTCGCGGAATCGACTGGACGATCCCGGCCTGCCGATCCCCTTTCCCGTGGTACTCGATGTCGAACTGCAGGCGGTTGACCGCCTCGGCATTCGCAAGGACCTCTCGAAGCCGGCCACCTACATCGTCGACAAGGAGGGGCGGGTCCGGTTCGCGTACGTGGGGGCGAACATTGCCGACCGTCCCGGCGTGGACGCTATCCTCGCCCAGCTCGACCAGATCGCCAGGGACGACCAGCCGGCTGAGTCGCCGGAGGAGACTGCCGAGACGCTGTAA
- a CDS encoding aldose epimerase family protein: MSRACASRLMLSAFLGGWMVCLVSPACAEVSGPEPFGKTSDGTPVERYTLSNGNGVVAKLMTRGATLTELHVPDKEGNVADVVLGFDSVAGYESEANQYFGCTTGRVANRIAEGKFTLDGEEYTLAINNEPNHLHGGTERSLDKVVWDAKTVKTKFGDGVRFTYVSPDGEEGYPGKLRVTVTYTLSDDNDLRISYTASTDKATPVNLTNHSYFNLAGHGSDTVLDHRLKINADKYTPTDDTLIPTGELAAVEGTPLDFRKMKRIGKQIEQLVDTAALGYDHNFVLNGEAGKLRLAARLKDPKSGRILTVRTTEPGIQFYSGNFLHGQTGKGGKEYPLRSAVCLETQHFPNSVNEPDFPSVILKPGEKYRHVCVYTLKAE, from the coding sequence ATGTCTCGCGCCTGCGCGTCGCGTCTGATGCTGTCTGCATTCCTGGGTGGTTGGATGGTCTGCCTGGTTTCACCAGCCTGCGCAGAGGTTTCCGGGCCTGAGCCGTTTGGCAAGACCAGTGACGGCACCCCGGTGGAGCGGTACACGCTTTCCAACGGCAACGGCGTCGTCGCCAAGCTGATGACCCGTGGGGCCACGCTGACGGAACTTCACGTGCCGGACAAGGAGGGGAACGTCGCCGACGTCGTCCTCGGGTTCGACTCGGTCGCCGGCTACGAATCGGAGGCGAACCAGTACTTCGGCTGCACGACCGGCCGCGTCGCGAATCGGATTGCGGAAGGGAAGTTCACCCTCGACGGGGAAGAGTACACGCTCGCGATCAACAACGAGCCGAACCACCTGCACGGCGGAACCGAGCGGAGTCTCGACAAAGTCGTGTGGGACGCGAAGACCGTGAAGACGAAGTTCGGCGACGGCGTGCGGTTCACGTACGTCAGCCCGGACGGCGAAGAAGGCTACCCGGGCAAGCTGCGAGTGACGGTGACGTACACCCTCAGCGACGACAATGACCTGCGGATCTCGTACACCGCCTCGACCGACAAGGCGACGCCCGTCAATCTGACGAACCATTCGTACTTTAACCTGGCCGGCCACGGCAGCGATACGGTGCTCGACCACCGGCTGAAGATCAACGCCGACAAATACACGCCGACCGACGACACCCTCATTCCGACCGGCGAACTGGCCGCGGTCGAGGGAACGCCGCTCGATTTCCGCAAGATGAAGCGGATCGGCAAGCAGATCGAGCAGCTTGTCGATACCGCGGCGCTGGGCTACGACCACAATTTCGTGCTCAACGGCGAGGCGGGCAAGCTGCGGCTGGCGGCCCGGCTGAAAGATCCGAAATCGGGTCGCATCCTGACCGTCCGCACGACCGAACCGGGAATTCAGTTCTATTCCGGCAACTTCCTTCATGGACAGACGGGCAAGGGAGGGAAAGAATACCCGCTGCGGAGTGCCGTCTGTCTCGAAACCCAGCACTTCCCCAATTCGGTCAACGAGCCGGACTTTCCGTCCGTCATCCTCAAGCCGGGCGAAAAGTACCGGCATGTCTGCGTTTATACGCTGAAAGCGGAGTAA
- a CDS encoding pseudouridine synthase, with amino-acid sequence MSDPEASTPQPDLPRIRLQKFLAACGLGSRRHCEEFIEQGRVTVDGQAVTELGTTVDPVAQTIALDGEPLRMERKKYFMINKPVGILCTNRDPGGRPRVIDLFPQGGPRLFTVGRLDESSEGLLVVTNDGDLAQKLAHPRYRFFRTYHVQVAGSPTRETLNQLKHGMHFSDGKFRVVDVKPLKKQGKSTHLELVLSEGQNREIRRLLARVGHKVMTLKRVAFGPLKIGRLKPGEHRELRREELAALFDLLAKNQAKSATGRPRGSGRPAGPGKGPGPGAGKGRRGGGRPGKAARPKGRRGTSRTRRR; translated from the coding sequence ATGAGTGACCCGGAGGCATCGACACCACAGCCCGATTTGCCGCGCATTCGGCTGCAGAAGTTTCTGGCGGCGTGTGGGCTGGGATCGCGACGACACTGCGAAGAGTTCATCGAGCAGGGTCGCGTGACCGTCGATGGTCAGGCGGTGACCGAACTGGGAACGACCGTTGATCCCGTCGCCCAGACGATTGCTCTGGATGGCGAGCCGCTCCGCATGGAGCGGAAAAAGTACTTCATGATCAACAAGCCGGTCGGGATCCTGTGCACCAACCGGGATCCCGGCGGTCGTCCCCGGGTGATCGACCTGTTTCCTCAGGGGGGGCCGCGGCTGTTTACCGTCGGCCGTCTGGATGAGTCGAGTGAAGGGCTGCTCGTCGTCACCAACGACGGCGATCTGGCCCAGAAGCTGGCCCATCCCCGGTATCGCTTTTTCCGCACGTACCACGTGCAGGTGGCCGGCTCGCCGACGCGGGAGACGCTCAATCAGCTCAAGCACGGGATGCACTTCAGCGACGGGAAGTTTCGCGTTGTCGACGTGAAACCGCTGAAGAAGCAGGGGAAGAGCACGCACCTCGAACTCGTCCTTTCCGAGGGGCAGAACCGCGAGATCCGCCGTCTGCTCGCTCGCGTCGGCCATAAGGTGATGACGCTCAAGCGGGTCGCGTTCGGTCCTCTGAAGATCGGGCGGCTCAAGCCGGGAGAACACCGGGAGCTGCGTCGCGAAGAGCTCGCGGCCCTGTTCGATCTGCTGGCGAAGAACCAGGCGAAGTCGGCCACAGGGCGACCGCGTGGGAGTGGACGACCTGCAGGCCCCGGGAAGGGGCCGGGACCGGGAGCGGGCAAAGGGAGACGCGGCGGCGGCCGGCCCGGCAAGGCGGCTCGTCCCAAGGGGCGTCGTGGTACGTCCCGGACGCGTCGTCGCTGA
- a CDS encoding dihydroorotate dehydrogenase electron transfer subunit — MQNPTPFPGMNDCARQLEATVVEQQQLAEGTYRIRLATPDLARVILPGQFFMVRPADGTDPLLGRPFALYDTYLDDAGEPAGIDFVYHVIGKMTGLMSGWSGGEEVTLWGPLGNGFPVPDVGHLMCVGGGIGYTPFLAVAREAAGLRQYGDNGRTLAEPARKVTLCYGVRTRAHRSDLTDFEAIPACDLRVATDDGTEGHHGLVTDLLRKSLETPAERPDAVYCCGPEPMMHAVADVCEDAGVSCWLSLETPMACGFGACFSCVTKVRVPTEEGWDYRRTCIEGPVFPAETLVRG; from the coding sequence ATGCAGAACCCGACGCCGTTTCCCGGAATGAACGATTGTGCCCGGCAGCTCGAGGCGACAGTCGTCGAGCAGCAGCAACTGGCGGAGGGGACGTATCGCATCCGGCTGGCGACGCCGGATCTGGCCCGAGTGATCCTGCCCGGCCAGTTCTTCATGGTTCGTCCCGCCGACGGGACTGATCCGCTGCTCGGGCGACCGTTCGCTCTGTACGACACGTACCTGGACGATGCTGGCGAACCGGCCGGGATCGATTTCGTCTACCACGTCATCGGCAAGATGACCGGCCTGATGAGCGGCTGGAGCGGTGGCGAAGAGGTCACCCTCTGGGGGCCGCTGGGGAACGGTTTTCCGGTTCCCGACGTCGGCCATCTCATGTGCGTCGGGGGCGGAATCGGCTACACGCCATTCCTGGCCGTCGCGCGCGAAGCGGCCGGCCTGCGTCAATACGGTGACAACGGGCGCACCCTCGCCGAGCCGGCGCGGAAGGTGACGCTCTGCTACGGCGTACGGACCCGGGCCCATCGTTCGGATCTGACTGACTTCGAAGCCATCCCTGCCTGTGATCTGCGGGTGGCGACTGATGACGGGACCGAAGGGCATCACGGCCTGGTGACCGATCTGCTCCGCAAGTCGCTCGAGACCCCGGCCGAACGTCCGGATGCCGTCTACTGCTGCGGGCCGGAGCCGATGATGCACGCGGTGGCCGACGTCTGCGAAGACGCGGGCGTCTCCTGCTGGCTGTCACTCGAAACGCCGATGGCTTGCGGCTTCGGGGCCTGCTTCAGCTGCGTGACAAAGGTGCGGGTCCCCACCGAAGAGGGCTGGGATTACCGCCGGACCTGTATCGAAGGTCCTGTCTTCCCGGCGGAAACGCTGGTCCGCGGCTGA
- a CDS encoding carbon storage regulator: MLVLTRKKNEMIQIGSDIVIKVIATGRGKVKIGIDAPAHVRVLRGELSEKTDCEARDGDADEEPQPAGQRIIHPVA, from the coding sequence GTGTTGGTTCTCACCCGCAAGAAGAATGAAATGATTCAGATTGGCAGTGACATCGTTATCAAAGTGATCGCGACCGGCCGCGGCAAGGTCAAGATCGGGATCGATGCTCCTGCTCATGTCCGGGTCCTGCGTGGCGAACTGTCGGAGAAGACCGACTGCGAAGCCCGGGACGGGGACGCCGACGAGGAGCCCCAGCCAGCGGGGCAGCGGATCATTCATCCGGTTGCCTGA
- a CDS encoding S41 family peptidase — translation MTSRMQLNLVFSLFASVFAFAGFAGADDDLTRTAINPAVLQQNSTPTRNYGDELGFNRGRNNNDDGFRGGRNRGRNGHRGGNRDDAPVYQPDRPSAPDALPWTPQPPVTPVTPEPTRPTTPTPQMEITSRYQDPRMLSFLSAGNLNQIVSLYLEASQMIDTRHVNPLSYEVRTRQALETLVEAVENPAYLQANRISPSPAAVRNFQDQLAELARTQPARSANEAVGLMQWAGDIGQRELGLRPEAVALEFLNGTLDALDPYSSFIPAQTGLGPGAGLEEHIVGIGVELKADEAGALVMGVIEGGPAAEGRLQKGDMIVAIDGRSVTGMGLNQIADLITGPSGTSVRVQIRRDGREYGATLVRRSIYVSSVAGAQMIDGETGYVRLKQFSESSAEDLGKAMWDLYNRGMNTLVLDLRGNPGGLLTESIQVSDLFLPQGTIVSTKGRTAQDNMSESANWSQTWRLPLVVLVDEYSASASEIFAAAIQENGRGVIVGRRTYGKGTVQTHFPLRTVSGELKLTTAKFYSPKGREMAGAGVTPDMTVAASNNVSADLQSDADIRAALQVIASNQASDLASNAGQRGGR, via the coding sequence ATGACGTCTCGCATGCAGCTCAACCTCGTCTTCTCCCTGTTCGCCAGTGTCTTCGCCTTCGCCGGTTTCGCCGGTGCCGATGACGACCTGACCCGGACGGCGATCAACCCCGCCGTTCTGCAGCAGAACAGCACCCCGACCCGCAATTACGGCGACGAACTCGGCTTCAACCGTGGCCGTAATAACAACGACGACGGTTTTCGCGGCGGTCGCAACCGGGGTCGCAACGGCCATCGTGGAGGCAATCGCGACGACGCTCCGGTGTACCAGCCGGATCGCCCCAGCGCCCCTGATGCGCTCCCCTGGACGCCGCAGCCGCCGGTGACTCCGGTCACGCCGGAGCCGACCCGTCCGACCACGCCGACCCCGCAGATGGAGATCACCAGCCGCTACCAGGATCCGCGGATGCTGAGCTTCCTGTCGGCCGGCAACCTGAATCAGATTGTTTCGTTGTACCTCGAAGCGTCGCAGATGATCGATACGCGACACGTCAATCCGCTGTCGTACGAGGTGCGGACGCGGCAGGCGCTGGAGACCCTCGTGGAGGCGGTGGAGAATCCGGCATACCTGCAGGCGAATCGCATCTCTCCGAGTCCGGCTGCAGTCCGCAACTTCCAGGATCAACTTGCTGAATTGGCGCGGACTCAGCCGGCTCGGTCGGCCAACGAAGCGGTCGGTCTGATGCAGTGGGCCGGCGACATCGGCCAGCGTGAACTGGGGCTGCGTCCCGAAGCGGTCGCCCTCGAGTTCCTCAACGGAACACTCGATGCCCTCGACCCGTACTCCTCGTTCATCCCCGCCCAGACCGGTCTCGGTCCGGGAGCCGGACTGGAAGAGCACATCGTGGGGATCGGCGTCGAACTGAAGGCGGACGAAGCGGGGGCCTTGGTGATGGGTGTCATCGAAGGGGGACCGGCCGCCGAAGGGCGTCTGCAGAAGGGTGACATGATCGTGGCGATCGACGGTCGCTCGGTGACGGGGATGGGCCTCAATCAGATTGCCGACCTCATCACCGGCCCGTCCGGAACCTCGGTGCGGGTGCAGATCCGCCGCGACGGTCGCGAGTACGGAGCCACCCTGGTCCGCCGCAGCATCTACGTCAGCAGTGTGGCGGGGGCCCAGATGATCGATGGAGAGACCGGTTATGTTCGACTGAAGCAGTTCTCGGAGTCGAGTGCCGAGGATCTCGGTAAGGCAATGTGGGACCTGTACAACCGCGGAATGAATACGCTGGTGCTGGATCTGCGGGGCAACCCGGGCGGTCTGCTGACCGAATCGATTCAGGTGTCCGACCTGTTCCTGCCGCAGGGAACCATCGTCTCGACGAAGGGCCGCACCGCCCAGGACAACATGAGTGAGTCGGCCAACTGGTCGCAGACGTGGCGTCTTCCCCTGGTCGTGCTGGTCGACGAGTACAGTGCCAGTGCCAGCGAGATCTTCGCGGCTGCCATTCAGGAGAACGGACGAGGCGTGATTGTCGGTCGCCGTACCTACGGCAAGGGAACCGTGCAGACGCACTTCCCGCTGCGAACGGTGAGTGGTGAACTGAAGCTGACGACCGCCAAGTTTTACTCTCCGAAGGGACGTGAAATGGCCGGTGCCGGCGTCACCCCGGATATGACGGTCGCCGCCAGCAACAACGTCTCGGCCGATCTGCAGAGTGATGCCGACATCCGGGCCGCACTGCAGGTGATCGCTTCGAATCAGGCCTCCGACCTGGCCAGCAACGCCGGTCAGCGGGGTGGTCGATGA
- a CDS encoding purine-nucleoside phosphorylase, with protein MLELYDQIQEACSAIRAKWDHVPHAGIILGTGLGGLVDQIDVDVTLDYEEIPHFLRSTATGHRGRLVCGRLEGLPIMAMEGRFHMYEGYPLKQITLPVRVFKAMGAEMLIVSNAVGGMNPYYQCGDIMVIDDHINLMGDNPLIGINDDRLGPRFPDMCEPYDRALGDVALELARKQNFACHRGVMVAVCGPNLETRAEYRFLRQIGSDVVGMSTVPEVIVAVHAGLRTVGLSVVTDMCLPDALKPANVEEIIAIANGAEPKLRTLVTGLLAHEASSKDLDR; from the coding sequence GTGCTCGAACTGTACGATCAGATTCAGGAAGCCTGCTCGGCGATTCGTGCCAAATGGGACCACGTTCCGCATGCCGGCATCATTCTCGGTACCGGCCTGGGGGGCCTGGTGGACCAGATCGATGTCGACGTCACGCTGGATTACGAAGAGATTCCACACTTCCTGCGATCGACCGCGACGGGTCATCGGGGAAGACTGGTTTGCGGCAGGCTGGAGGGCCTGCCCATTATGGCCATGGAAGGCCGCTTTCATATGTACGAAGGCTATCCGCTCAAGCAGATCACGCTGCCGGTCCGCGTGTTCAAGGCGATGGGAGCGGAAATGCTGATCGTCTCGAACGCGGTCGGCGGGATGAACCCGTACTACCAGTGCGGCGACATCATGGTGATCGACGATCACATCAACCTGATGGGGGACAACCCGCTCATCGGGATCAACGACGACCGGCTCGGTCCGCGGTTTCCTGATATGTGCGAGCCGTACGATCGTGCCCTCGGCGACGTCGCTCTCGAACTGGCCCGCAAGCAGAACTTCGCCTGCCATCGCGGCGTGATGGTGGCCGTCTGCGGACCGAACCTCGAAACCCGTGCCGAGTACCGGTTCCTGCGTCAGATCGGTTCGGATGTCGTCGGCATGTCGACCGTGCCGGAAGTGATCGTGGCCGTCCACGCCGGTCTGCGGACCGTCGGCTTGTCTGTGGTGACCGACATGTGCCTGCCGGACGCGCTCAAGCCGGCCAACGTCGAAGAGATCATCGCGATTGCCAACGGGGCCGAGCCAAAGCTGCGAACGCTGGTGACCGGTCTGCTCGCCCACGAGGCCTCGTCGAAGGACCTCGACCGCTGA
- a CDS encoding tRNA-queuosine alpha-mannosyltransferase domain-containing protein, with translation MRVLALNAFHGGSHRAFLEGWISHSRHDFTLLTLPDRAWKWRMRHAPVTFASQVAAHPERDRGWDVLFCTDMLSLAEFRGLAPPQVRDLPSVAYFHENQLTYPTRGSDAERQRDLHFAFSNFTTALAASEVWFNSTYHRDVFLDGLAEWLPTMPDAKRLQLEEGVASLRARSVVQYPGIDESLICEREQSRGDEPLHLVWAARWEHDKNPDDFFAAARQLKERGIDFRLSVLGETYRQVPDCFAQAREEFADRILHWGFVSREEYRRVLAKADVFVSTALHEFFGIAAAEAIAAGCLPVLPDRLAYPELVQEEQAFLYDGDAASLVQRLVELADTQRREQYEAKLDQLREQIARLAWPTRAGEMDGRLEGAR, from the coding sequence ATGCGCGTCCTGGCCCTCAATGCGTTTCATGGCGGAAGTCATCGCGCATTCCTCGAGGGCTGGATCTCGCACAGCCGGCACGACTTCACGCTGCTGACACTGCCGGACCGCGCCTGGAAGTGGCGGATGCGGCACGCCCCGGTGACGTTTGCATCGCAGGTGGCTGCTCACCCGGAGCGGGACCGCGGCTGGGATGTTCTCTTCTGTACCGACATGCTCAGTCTGGCGGAGTTCCGCGGACTCGCGCCGCCCCAGGTGCGCGATCTGCCGTCCGTCGCGTACTTCCACGAGAACCAGCTGACCTATCCCACGCGCGGCAGCGACGCCGAGCGACAGCGGGATCTGCATTTCGCGTTCAGCAACTTCACGACGGCACTGGCGGCAAGCGAGGTCTGGTTCAACTCGACCTACCATCGCGACGTGTTTCTTGATGGACTCGCGGAGTGGCTCCCCACGATGCCGGACGCGAAACGGCTGCAACTGGAGGAGGGTGTCGCCTCGCTCCGGGCGAGGTCGGTGGTGCAGTATCCGGGTATTGATGAATCGCTGATCTGTGAGCGCGAGCAGAGCAGGGGGGATGAGCCGCTGCATCTGGTCTGGGCGGCCCGGTGGGAGCACGACAAGAACCCGGACGACTTCTTCGCGGCGGCCCGGCAGCTCAAGGAGCGGGGAATCGACTTCCGGCTGAGTGTGCTGGGAGAGACGTATCGCCAGGTGCCGGACTGCTTCGCTCAGGCCCGGGAGGAATTCGCCGACCGCATTCTGCACTGGGGCTTTGTCTCGCGGGAGGAGTATCGGCGCGTGCTGGCGAAGGCGGATGTCTTCGTGTCGACTGCCCTGCATGAGTTCTTCGGCATTGCGGCGGCAGAGGCGATCGCGGCCGGCTGTCTGCCGGTGCTGCCGGACCGCCTGGCGTATCCCGAACTGGTGCAGGAGGAGCAGGCGTTTCTGTACGACGGAGATGCGGCGTCGCTGGTTCAGCGGCTGGTCGAACTGGCGGACACTCAGCGGCGCGAGCAGTACGAGGCAAAGCTGGACCAGTTGCGTGAGCAGATTGCCCGGCTGGCCTGGCCGACGCGTGCCGGTGAGATGGATGGGCGGCTGGAGGGTGCCCGGTAG
- a CDS encoding 3-keto-disaccharide hydrolase produces MLQTLSRRPLALAGIAVVVTGSLTTFAAFNNEWKSGIEWPEPAVVDPGPVGGPPADAIVLFDGTDLSQWKGGEKWTLEDGYGICGSTITSKQKFGDCQLHVEFASPPEVESSSQGRGNSGIYLMGRYELQILDSYENETYYDGQCGAVYKQRPPLVNACRPPGEWQTYDIIFKAPRFDDEGAVTSPATITVLHNGVLIQDHFELLGGTAYHRPPEYKAHGPRASLAIQHHGDAVRFRNIWIRDLMPPEEEEAGAGSQE; encoded by the coding sequence ATGCTCCAGACTCTCTCCCGCCGGCCGCTCGCACTTGCCGGCATCGCTGTTGTCGTGACCGGCAGCCTGACGACATTTGCCGCGTTTAACAACGAATGGAAAAGCGGCATCGAGTGGCCCGAACCGGCCGTCGTCGATCCCGGCCCGGTCGGGGGACCTCCCGCCGATGCGATCGTTCTGTTCGACGGCACCGACCTCTCGCAGTGGAAGGGTGGCGAGAAGTGGACACTTGAAGACGGCTACGGGATCTGCGGCAGCACAATCACCAGCAAACAGAAGTTCGGCGACTGCCAGCTGCATGTCGAGTTCGCCAGTCCGCCTGAAGTCGAAAGCTCCAGCCAGGGACGCGGAAACAGCGGCATCTACCTGATGGGCCGTTACGAACTGCAGATTCTCGATTCGTACGAGAACGAGACCTACTACGACGGCCAGTGCGGCGCGGTCTACAAGCAGCGGCCTCCGCTGGTCAACGCCTGCCGCCCGCCCGGCGAATGGCAGACGTACGACATCATCTTCAAGGCGCCGCGGTTCGATGACGAGGGGGCCGTCACGTCACCCGCCACGATCACCGTGCTGCACAATGGCGTGCTGATCCAGGATCATTTCGAGCTGCTCGGGGGCACTGCCTACCACAGGCCGCCCGAATACAAGGCCCACGGACCGCGGGCTTCGCTGGCGATCCAGCACCATGGCGATGCCGTCCGCTTCCGCAACATCTGGATTCGGGACCTGATGCCGCCAGAGGAAGAGGAAGCAGGAGCCGGGAGTCAGGAGTAA
- a CDS encoding DinB family protein, producing the protein MDASCPHDLCDEFRRFAAGKLQDSVKQIERCLNLLTEEQIWHRPNEVSNAIGNLVVHLDGNVRQWIVGGVGQEPFERDRPAEFARRDPLPTEEILGGLRQTIDRACAIIRALTPERLLELEEIQKREVTVLAAVFHVVEHFTLHTGQIVYATKLLINQDLSLYDAQGQRVADRPTDAV; encoded by the coding sequence ATGGACGCAAGCTGTCCGCACGACTTGTGTGACGAGTTCCGTCGTTTTGCTGCCGGCAAGCTGCAGGACTCGGTGAAGCAGATCGAGCGGTGCCTGAATCTGCTGACCGAAGAGCAGATCTGGCATCGTCCCAACGAGGTGTCGAATGCGATCGGCAATCTGGTGGTTCACCTGGATGGCAACGTCCGGCAGTGGATCGTTGGCGGCGTGGGGCAGGAACCGTTCGAGCGGGATCGGCCGGCCGAGTTTGCGCGGCGCGACCCACTGCCCACGGAGGAGATCCTCGGCGGTTTGCGGCAGACGATCGACCGCGCCTGCGCGATCATTCGCGCGCTGACGCCGGAGCGGCTGCTCGAGCTGGAAGAGATCCAGAAGCGCGAAGTGACTGTGCTGGCGGCTGTCTTTCATGTCGTCGAGCACTTCACGCTGCACACCGGGCAGATCGTGTACGCGACGAAGCTGCTGATCAATCAGGACCTGAGCCTGTACGACGCTCAGGGGCAGCGGGTCGCAGACCGGCCAACCGATGCCGTGTGA
- the mutY gene encoding A/G-specific adenine glycosylase — protein sequence MSSAGECDGTPESELIPDGNRMTRLRRNLSRWYAANGRELPWRATHDPYRIWISEIMLQQTTVAAVIPYFDRFLKQFPTVDVLAAADENDVLRMWEGLGYYSRARNIHTTARQLVAERDGTFPEDADELQRLPGIGRYTAGAIASFAFDRRAPIVEANTLRLYSRLLGYQGDPRSSAGQKLLWRFAEEVLPRKQPGRFNQALMELGSTVCTPTAPDCPKCPLRTVCRAFAENLQSEIPRPKPRPQITPVVEASIAIRRADTYLLRQRRPEERWAGLWDFPRFEVGPDLLSQADESPERMVPFLQQSLRQPLEKLTGVSAELTSVVTELRHSVTRYRIRLICLEAEYRDGRLANGEETQQWCRPEEFEGLAFSVTGRKLARLLSQRDIGSS from the coding sequence GTGAGTTCTGCCGGGGAGTGTGACGGGACGCCGGAGTCGGAGCTGATCCCGGATGGAAACCGGATGACCCGATTGCGGCGAAACCTGTCGCGGTGGTACGCGGCCAACGGTCGCGAGCTTCCCTGGCGGGCGACACACGATCCGTACCGCATCTGGATCAGCGAGATCATGCTGCAGCAGACGACGGTGGCCGCGGTCATCCCGTATTTCGATCGGTTTCTGAAGCAGTTTCCGACCGTCGACGTGCTGGCCGCGGCGGATGAGAACGACGTGCTCCGGATGTGGGAGGGGCTCGGCTATTACAGCCGGGCCCGCAACATCCACACGACGGCCCGGCAGCTCGTGGCCGAGCGGGACGGCACGTTTCCCGAAGACGCGGACGAACTGCAGCGACTGCCCGGCATTGGGCGTTATACGGCAGGGGCGATTGCCTCGTTCGCCTTCGACCGGAGGGCTCCCATCGTCGAGGCGAATACGCTGCGGCTGTATTCGCGACTGCTGGGATACCAGGGGGATCCGCGATCGTCCGCAGGGCAGAAGCTGCTCTGGCGGTTCGCCGAGGAAGTCCTTCCCAGGAAGCAGCCGGGGCGGTTCAATCAGGCATTGATGGAACTGGGGAGCACGGTCTGCACGCCGACGGCTCCGGACTGTCCGAAGTGTCCGCTGCGTACGGTCTGCAGGGCCTTCGCGGAGAACCTGCAGAGCGAGATTCCCCGTCCCAAACCCCGGCCACAGATCACGCCGGTCGTCGAGGCGTCGATCGCCATCCGCAGGGCCGATACGTATCTGCTCAGGCAGAGAAGGCCCGAGGAACGGTGGGCGGGCCTGTGGGATTTTCCCCGTTTCGAAGTGGGGCCGGATCTGCTCAGTCAGGCCGACGAATCGCCGGAGCGGATGGTGCCTTTCCTCCAGCAGAGTTTGCGGCAGCCCCTCGAAAAGCTTACGGGAGTCTCGGCCGAGCTTACGTCCGTCGTGACGGAGTTGCGGCACAGTGTGACGCGGTATCGAATTCGGCTGATCTGTCTGGAGGCGGAGTATCGCGACGGACGACTCGCCAATGGGGAAGAGACCCAGCAATGGTGTCGTCCGGAGGAGTTCGAGGGACTGGCGTTTTCGGTGACCGGTCGCAAACTGGCGCGGCTGCTGTCGCAGCGCGATATCGGAAGTTCGTAG